One genomic region from Mauremys reevesii isolate NIE-2019 linkage group 7, ASM1616193v1, whole genome shotgun sequence encodes:
- the LOC120408892 gene encoding protein ATP6V1FNB, with protein MRGLLTTRDQHCWKELIEKEAFSRVSWKVKYGHKFPRLEPCSGPRRKCILPAICPLKEQEERLSPPRTQEEGTGFKKQGEGISLPRKQEDKDQEPLLKEMRPATPKTKHLLYQGISREGQGRHLYLQERKLKNPEEKFHYPVLSSWEYGWRLGDVITEIKAPIHARSGIVKDTFYIRNGVFHHPSKSDKLS; from the exons ATGAGGGGTCTGTTGACCACAAGGGACCAGCACTGCTGGAAGGAGTTGATTGAGAAAGAGGCTTTCAGCAGGGTCAGCTGGAAGGTGAAGTATGGGCACAAGTTCCCCAGGCTAGAGCCCTGCAGTGGCCCCAGGAGGAAATGTATTCTACCGGCTATTTGCCCTCTCAAGGAGCAGGAGGAGAGGCTCAGTCCCCCTAGGACCCAGGAGGAGGGAACTGGCTTTaagaagcagggggaggggataaGCCTCCCCAGGAAGCAGGAGGATAAGGATCAGGAGCCCCTTCTTAAGGAAATGAGACCTGCCACCCCCAAGACCAAGCATCTGCTGTACCAGGGCATCTCCCGGGAAGGCCAAGGAAGGCACCTGTACCTGCAGGAGAGAAAGCTGAAGAATCCTGAGGAGAAATTCCACTATCCAGTCCTGTCATCCTGGGAGTATGGCTGGCGCTTAG GAGACGTTATTACTGAAATCAAGGCTCCAATTCATGCCAGGTCTGGAATTGTAAAGGATACTTTCTACATCAGAAATGGAGTCTTCCATCATCCATCAAAAAGTGACAAGCTGTCGTGA